One region of Flavobacterium pisciphilum genomic DNA includes:
- the cysD gene encoding sulfate adenylyltransferase subunit CysD translates to MSSVLKTNALESEAIYIFREVISQFDKPVLLFSGGKDSITLVRLAQKAFFPAKIPFPLLHVDTGHNFPETIEFRDKLVEELGLELIVRNVQDAIDEGKVVEETGKYSSRNSLQTTTLLDAIEEFKFDACIGGARRDEEKARAKERIFSVRDDFGQWDEKNQRPELFDILNGKIENGQNVRVFPISNWTELDVWSYIEQEKIEIPSIYFSHKRKVFLRDGLIWSHSEFVYQEEDEQIEERIVRFRTVGDMTCTAAVDSYAATIQEVVGEIRTSTISERGARIDDKRSEAAMEKRKQQGYF, encoded by the coding sequence ATGAGTTCAGTATTAAAAACAAATGCTTTAGAGAGTGAAGCAATATACATTTTCAGAGAAGTAATATCACAATTTGATAAACCAGTCTTACTTTTTTCTGGAGGAAAAGATTCGATTACTTTAGTACGTTTAGCACAAAAAGCATTTTTCCCAGCTAAAATTCCGTTCCCATTATTGCATGTTGATACAGGGCATAACTTTCCTGAAACAATTGAATTTAGAGATAAATTAGTAGAAGAGTTGGGATTGGAATTGATCGTAAGAAATGTTCAAGATGCTATTGACGAAGGGAAAGTTGTAGAAGAAACAGGTAAATATTCTAGTAGAAACAGCTTGCAGACTACCACACTTTTGGACGCTATTGAAGAATTCAAATTTGATGCTTGTATTGGTGGTGCGCGTAGAGATGAAGAAAAAGCAAGAGCTAAAGAACGTATTTTTTCTGTTCGTGATGATTTTGGACAATGGGATGAAAAAAATCAACGCCCAGAGTTATTTGATATTCTAAATGGGAAAATTGAAAATGGACAAAACGTACGTGTTTTCCCAATTTCAAACTGGACTGAATTAGATGTTTGGAGTTATATAGAGCAAGAAAAAATTGAAATTCCATCTATTTACTTTTCACACAAACGTAAAGTTTTCTTGAGAGACGGTTTAATATGGTCACATTCAGAATTTGTATATCAGGAGGAAGATGAGCAAATCGAAGAAAGAATTGTTCGTTTTAGAACTGTTGGTGATATGACTTGTACAGCAGCAGTTGATTCGTATGCAGCAACAATTCAGGAAGTAGTTGGAGAAATCAGAACCTCTACAATTTCTGAAAGAGGGGCTAGAATTGACGATAAACGTTCTGAAGCAGCAATGGAAAAAAGAAAACAACAAGGTTACTTTTAA
- a CDS encoding sulfite exporter TauE/SafE family protein, producing the protein MEKELELNTVAIKSGGSFSKQLWVIIPAVLLLGLISVLIYNHHAEFSWQAFLDGFNQEFLVFFLIGAFAQLVDGTLGMGYGATSTSFLLAYGVSPVVSSGGVHVAEMFTTGASAISHHKFGNINKKLVKNLLIPGVLGSITGAYLLSDVIDGDVIKPFIAVYMIVLAIIIIRKALNKNIIKKKTKRLGILATFGGFMDSVGGGGWGPIVTSTLLGRGRNPRYTIGSVNAAEFAVSFASGVTFMLFGGIHGWQVIIGLILGGVIAAPLAAFLVNKIKRKPMMVAVGILIILLSLKTLSKLL; encoded by the coding sequence ATGGAAAAAGAGTTGGAATTAAATACCGTAGCGATAAAATCAGGCGGATCGTTTTCGAAACAATTATGGGTAATTATTCCTGCTGTTTTATTGTTGGGTTTGATTTCAGTATTAATTTATAATCATCATGCAGAGTTTTCTTGGCAAGCTTTCCTAGATGGATTTAATCAAGAGTTTTTAGTGTTTTTCTTAATTGGTGCTTTTGCTCAGTTAGTAGATGGAACATTAGGTATGGGTTATGGAGCAACATCAACATCTTTTTTATTGGCTTATGGAGTTTCTCCAGTAGTTAGTAGCGGTGGGGTTCACGTAGCCGAGATGTTTACCACTGGAGCGTCAGCGATATCACATCATAAGTTTGGAAATATCAACAAAAAATTGGTTAAGAACTTATTGATACCAGGAGTTTTGGGGTCAATTACAGGAGCTTATCTATTATCAGATGTAATTGACGGCGATGTTATAAAGCCATTTATTGCGGTTTATATGATTGTATTGGCAATTATAATTATCAGAAAAGCATTAAATAAAAATATAATTAAAAAGAAAACCAAGCGTCTTGGGATTCTAGCAACCTTCGGAGGATTTATGGATTCTGTTGGAGGTGGAGGTTGGGGGCCAATTGTAACTTCTACATTGTTAGGAAGAGGTAGAAATCCTCGCTATACAATTGGATCAGTTAACGCTGCTGAGTTTGCAGTTTCATTTGCAAGTGGGGTAACATTTATGCTTTTTGGAGGAATCCATGGATGGCAAGTTATTATAGGTTTGATTTTGGGTGGCGTAATCGCTGCTCCTCTTGCTGCTTTCTTAGTAAATAAGATTAAAAGAAAACCAATGATGGTGGCAGTAGGAATATTAATTATCCTTTTGAGTTTAAAAACATTATCTAAATTATTGTAA
- a CDS encoding NAD(P)/FAD-dependent oxidoreductase: MIKTDILIIGAGPTGLFAVFEAGLLKLKCHILDALPQAGGQLSELYPKKPIYDIPGFPEVLAGDLIDNLQEQIKQFEPGYTLGERAETIEKQEDGSFIVTSNKGTKFHAPVIAIAGGLGSFEPRKPLIEDIEFYENKGVKYFIKNPEKFRDKRVVIAGGGDSALDWSIFLANIASEVTLIHRRNEFRGALDSVEKVQELKTAGKIKLITPAEVIGLNGAEHIESLVIEENGAHRTIETDYFIPLFGLTPKLGPIGDWGLEIEKNAIKVNNSLDYQTNIPGIFAIGDVNTYPGKLKLILCGFHEATLMCQAAYQIINPGKKYVLKYTTVSGVDGFDGTRKEAPKAVVKAIV; encoded by the coding sequence ATGATTAAAACAGACATACTTATAATAGGAGCTGGGCCAACTGGTTTATTTGCCGTTTTTGAGGCAGGATTGTTAAAATTAAAATGTCATATTTTAGATGCGCTACCACAAGCAGGAGGGCAACTGTCAGAATTATATCCAAAGAAGCCTATTTACGATATTCCTGGTTTTCCAGAAGTATTAGCAGGAGATTTAATTGATAACTTACAAGAGCAAATTAAACAATTTGAACCAGGTTATACATTAGGAGAGCGTGCAGAAACAATTGAGAAACAAGAAGACGGAAGTTTTATCGTAACCTCAAATAAAGGAACTAAATTTCATGCACCGGTTATTGCTATTGCAGGAGGTTTAGGAAGTTTTGAACCACGTAAGCCTCTTATTGAAGATATTGAGTTTTATGAAAATAAAGGAGTAAAATACTTCATCAAGAATCCAGAAAAATTCAGAGATAAAAGAGTTGTAATAGCAGGTGGAGGAGATTCAGCTTTAGACTGGAGTATATTCCTTGCAAATATAGCTTCAGAAGTAACTTTAATTCACCGTAGAAATGAATTTAGAGGAGCTTTAGATTCTGTAGAAAAAGTACAAGAATTAAAAACTGCTGGAAAAATTAAGTTAATTACACCAGCGGAAGTAATCGGATTAAACGGAGCTGAGCATATTGAATCATTAGTTATTGAAGAAAATGGTGCGCACCGTACAATCGAAACAGATTATTTTATTCCACTTTTCGGATTAACACCAAAGTTAGGTCCAATTGGAGATTGGGGATTAGAAATCGAGAAAAATGCAATTAAAGTAAATAATTCATTAGACTACCAAACTAATATTCCGGGAATCTTTGCTATTGGGGATGTAAATACATATCCAGGAAAATTAAAATTGATTCTTTGTGGATTCCACGAAGCAACACTTATGTGTCAGGCAGCATATCAAATTATCAACCCTGGTAAAAAGTATGTGCTTAAATATACTACTGTATCAGGTGTAGACGGATTTGATGGAACTCGTAAAGAAGCTCCGAAAGCAGTTGTTAAGGCGATAGTTTAA
- a CDS encoding TfoX/Sxy family protein, producing MAFDEDNAQRIRTFLQHKEAAFFEKQMFGGIVFMVDDKMCCGTRLDKQSGESLLLCRIDDAAYLSALERDDVLPMPNSERAMKNYVFIIENGWHSRQDLAFWLQKCLDFNPIAKSSKKK from the coding sequence ATGGCTTTCGACGAAGATAATGCCCAAAGAATCAGAACGTTTCTTCAGCACAAAGAAGCAGCATTCTTCGAAAAACAAATGTTTGGAGGTATTGTTTTTATGGTTGATGATAAAATGTGTTGCGGAACACGGCTTGACAAGCAAAGTGGAGAAAGTCTTTTATTGTGCCGGATTGATGATGCTGCTTACTTAAGCGCATTAGAAAGAGACGATGTTCTTCCAATGCCAAATTCTGAAAGAGCAATGAAAAACTATGTTTTTATCATAGAGAATGGTTGGCATAGTAGGCAAGACTTAGCTTTTTGGCTACAGAAATGTTTAGACTTTAATCCAATTGCAAAATCAAGTAAGAAAAAATAA
- a CDS encoding alpha/beta hydrolase has product MIKPRLIILSDLFGGVSPKWINYYIEIVESKFDIQYYDVLKLADIDVSDFDETSIHNQFLNGGIDKAVENLLNLEREKVVVLGFSIGGTIAWKSCLKGLKVDWLFTVSSTRLRFETEIPNCKIKMYFGEKDLNIPNTKWFLDLKVSNYIFENANHQLYLEEEKASLICSEILQVLD; this is encoded by the coding sequence ATGATAAAACCAAGATTGATTATTTTGTCGGATTTATTTGGTGGTGTAAGTCCAAAATGGATTAATTATTATATCGAAATAGTAGAATCTAAATTTGATATTCAATATTATGATGTTCTTAAGTTGGCTGATATTGATGTAAGTGATTTTGATGAAACGAGCATTCATAATCAATTTTTAAACGGAGGAATTGACAAAGCAGTTGAAAATTTATTGAATCTTGAAAGAGAGAAAGTAGTTGTTTTGGGATTTAGTATTGGAGGAACAATTGCGTGGAAATCTTGTTTAAAGGGATTAAAAGTAGATTGGTTGTTTACAGTCTCATCAACAAGATTGCGTTTTGAAACTGAAATTCCAAATTGTAAAATTAAAATGTATTTTGGGGAGAAAGATTTAAACATACCAAATACAAAATGGTTTTTAGATTTAAAAGTTTCAAATTATATTTTTGAAAACGCTAATCATCAATTGTATTTAGAAGAAGAAAAGGCCTCTTTAATTTGTAGTGAAATTCTACAAGTTTTAGATTGA
- the cobA gene encoding uroporphyrinogen-III C-methyltransferase: MLNTMKPKVTLVGAGPGDPDLMTLKGVKALAEANVVLYDALANEEILEYAPKNAIRIFVGKRIGNHAYTQDQINQLIVDNALTYGNVVRLKGGDPFVFGRGSEEIEYVESFGIPTFVVPGISSVIAVPAYLGISITKRGVSESFWAITGTTSDRKLSSDVALAAQSSATVVILMGMSKLAQIVALFQKELKGETPIAIIQNGTTPDEKVGIGTINTIQEIAAENKLGSPAIIIIGEVVRESTKLKGFYEEFISSKIA; the protein is encoded by the coding sequence ATGCTTAATACAATGAAACCCAAAGTAACTTTAGTCGGAGCAGGTCCTGGTGATCCTGATTTGATGACTTTAAAAGGTGTAAAAGCACTTGCTGAAGCAAATGTGGTTTTGTATGATGCTTTGGCAAATGAAGAAATTCTGGAGTATGCTCCTAAGAATGCAATCCGAATTTTTGTTGGAAAGCGAATAGGAAATCATGCCTACACTCAAGATCAGATTAATCAATTGATAGTCGATAATGCATTAACTTATGGAAATGTAGTACGTCTAAAAGGAGGAGATCCGTTTGTGTTTGGTCGTGGAAGTGAAGAAATAGAATATGTGGAGAGTTTTGGAATCCCTACATTTGTAGTGCCAGGAATATCATCGGTAATTGCAGTTCCAGCTTATTTAGGAATTTCGATAACCAAAAGAGGAGTTTCAGAGAGCTTTTGGGCAATTACAGGAACGACTTCAGATAGAAAATTATCTTCAGATGTTGCACTTGCAGCACAATCTTCGGCTACAGTAGTTATTTTGATGGGGATGAGTAAGCTAGCACAGATAGTTGCTTTGTTTCAGAAAGAATTAAAAGGAGAAACACCGATTGCCATTATTCAAAATGGAACAACTCCAGATGAGAAAGTGGGAATTGGAACTATAAATACAATTCAGGAAATTGCTGCAGAGAATAAATTAGGTTCACCAGCAATTATTATCATTGGAGAAGTAGTTAGAGAAAGTACGAAGCTAAAAGGCTTTTACGAAGAATTTATTTCAAGTAAAATAGCATAA
- a CDS encoding RrF2 family transcriptional regulator: MLSKKTKYGIKALTFLARQEDQTPVQIAEIARSENISIKFLESILLLLRNSGFLGAKKGKGGGYYLIKDPKDISMAKVYRILEGPIALLPCASHNFYEKCDDCEDEARCAARRLMTEIRDNTLKVLENNSLADIAF; the protein is encoded by the coding sequence ATGCTTTCAAAGAAAACAAAATACGGAATTAAAGCACTTACTTTTTTGGCTCGACAGGAAGATCAAACTCCTGTGCAAATTGCTGAAATTGCTAGAAGTGAAAATATTTCTATAAAATTTCTAGAGAGTATCTTGTTGTTGCTTCGTAATTCTGGGTTTCTTGGAGCCAAAAAAGGAAAAGGTGGTGGTTACTACTTAATAAAAGATCCTAAAGACATTAGCATGGCAAAGGTATATCGTATTCTCGAAGGGCCAATTGCATTGCTTCCATGCGCAAGTCATAATTTTTATGAAAAATGTGATGATTGTGAAGATGAAGCGAGATGTGCTGCAAGACGTTTAATGACAGAAATTAGAGATAATACTTTAAAAGTTTTGGAGAATAATTCTCTAGCAGATATTGCTTTTTAA
- a CDS encoding sulfite exporter TauE/SafE family protein: protein MDFQIGLVIAGLLVGFVVGLTGVGGGSLMTPILLWFGIPPTTAVGTDLLYAAFTKMGGVFVHHKKGNINWSITGWLTLGSVPAALLTLWILNSIKTDITTINAVIKYSLGWALLFTSIAILFKKKLLVFSQKHAGDKFHSESRTQNLLTVAIGILLGATVTLTSIGAGALGTVTLFFLYPLLPTPRLVGTEIAHAVPLTLVAGIGHASMGNLDLTLLAQLLMGSLPGIFIGSMLSGKVPDLFLRNAIAVMLFLAGYKLIF from the coding sequence ATGGATTTTCAAATAGGACTTGTAATTGCAGGTTTACTTGTGGGCTTTGTGGTTGGATTAACAGGTGTTGGAGGCGGTTCTTTAATGACTCCAATTTTATTATGGTTTGGTATCCCCCCGACAACTGCAGTAGGTACTGATTTGTTATATGCAGCATTTACCAAAATGGGTGGCGTATTTGTACACCACAAAAAAGGCAACATAAATTGGTCTATTACAGGCTGGCTTACTCTAGGCAGTGTTCCAGCAGCCTTACTCACGCTATGGATATTAAATAGTATTAAAACTGACATTACAACTATAAACGCTGTAATAAAATATAGCTTAGGCTGGGCGTTACTTTTTACATCAATAGCCATTTTATTCAAAAAGAAACTATTAGTGTTTTCACAAAAACATGCGGGAGACAAATTTCATAGCGAAAGCAGAACTCAAAACCTATTAACGGTTGCAATTGGCATATTATTAGGAGCAACGGTAACACTTACTTCGATAGGTGCAGGCGCTTTAGGTACAGTTACATTATTCTTTCTTTACCCTCTTTTACCAACACCTCGCTTAGTAGGAACTGAGATTGCACATGCTGTTCCACTTACCCTTGTTGCAGGAATAGGTCATGCCTCAATGGGTAATTTAGATTTAACTTTATTAGCTCAATTATTAATGGGGTCACTTCCTGGAATTTTCATAGGAAGTATGTTAAGCGGAAAAGTACCTGATTTATTTCTAAGAAATGCCATCGCTGTAATGCTTTTTTTAGCTGGATACAAATTGATTTTTTAG
- a CDS encoding HEPN domain-containing protein, whose product MESFRTEIENPIVQKEIIDLEKKIHLFRGGKIDDERFRSLRLARGIYGQRQEGVQMIRIKLPFGKVTSEQLIRITKVSDEYSTGRLHITTRQDIQIHYVSLDRTPELWANLAKDDVTLREACGNTVRNITASELAGVDVNEPFDVSPYAHGLFQYLLRNPICQEMGRKFKISFSSSDEDTALSYLHDLGFIPKIVDGVRGFKIMLGGGLGSQPAHAELLSEFVPANQIIPTAEGVIRIFDRYGERAKRMKARMKFLIKEIGKDAFLDLVEKEKKAIAFETYEIDTTAFDAPIAEPLLAVPVVTIEDTAAYEAWKKSNVIAQKQEGYFAIGIKVLLGDFYTDKARILADLIKNYAANELRFSLRQNIVIRHVKEANLPFFYQELAKLGFVNLGYNSTADITACPGTDTCNLGIASSTGIAEELEKVLNAEYPQYSNNHEIEIKISGCMNACGQHNMSAIGFQGMSINSGKLVAPALQVLLGGGRLGNGAGRFADKVIKIPSRRGPDALRTILNDFDANANGEKFLNYYDAKGEKYFYEILKPFADVTNLTEADFVDWGNADNYVKAVGVGECAGVVIDLVATLLLEAKDKLTFAQESFDENKWSDAIYHAYAGFVNGAKALLLSENEKTNNHAGIVDLFDIVFIATSKIELPTTFRELVYQINQVEPSEAFAKQYIQEGISFFDTIEKYRAQELANA is encoded by the coding sequence ATGGAAAGTTTTAGAACAGAAATAGAAAATCCGATAGTTCAAAAAGAAATTATTGATCTAGAAAAAAAGATTCACTTATTCCGTGGCGGAAAAATTGATGATGAACGTTTTCGTAGTCTTCGTTTAGCACGTGGAATTTATGGACAACGTCAAGAAGGCGTTCAAATGATTCGTATTAAATTGCCTTTTGGTAAAGTTACTAGTGAGCAATTAATACGTATTACTAAAGTTTCTGATGAATATTCTACAGGGCGTTTGCATATTACAACACGTCAGGACATTCAGATTCACTATGTAAGTTTAGATAGAACTCCAGAGCTTTGGGCAAATTTAGCCAAAGACGATGTTACATTGCGTGAAGCTTGTGGTAACACCGTTCGTAATATTACAGCTAGCGAATTAGCCGGTGTAGATGTAAACGAGCCATTTGATGTTTCGCCTTATGCACATGGTTTATTTCAGTATTTACTAAGAAATCCGATTTGTCAGGAAATGGGACGTAAATTTAAAATTTCGTTCTCATCATCAGATGAAGATACTGCTTTGAGCTATTTACACGATTTAGGATTTATTCCAAAAATTGTGGATGGTGTTCGTGGATTCAAAATAATGTTAGGTGGAGGATTAGGTTCGCAACCAGCACATGCCGAATTACTTTCGGAATTTGTGCCTGCTAATCAAATTATCCCAACAGCTGAAGGAGTGATCCGTATTTTTGATAGATACGGTGAACGTGCAAAAAGAATGAAAGCACGTATGAAATTTTTAATCAAAGAAATAGGAAAAGATGCCTTTTTGGATTTGGTTGAAAAAGAGAAAAAAGCAATTGCTTTTGAAACATACGAAATAGATACAACAGCATTTGATGCTCCTATTGCGGAGCCATTGCTAGCAGTTCCAGTAGTTACTATTGAAGATACAGCAGCTTATGAAGCATGGAAAAAATCGAATGTAATTGCTCAAAAGCAAGAAGGATATTTTGCTATTGGAATTAAAGTTTTACTAGGGGATTTCTATACAGATAAAGCTAGAATATTAGCTGATTTGATTAAAAATTATGCAGCAAATGAACTGCGTTTTTCATTGCGTCAAAATATTGTAATTCGTCACGTAAAAGAAGCAAATCTGCCTTTCTTTTATCAGGAATTAGCAAAATTAGGATTCGTGAATTTAGGATATAATTCAACTGCAGATATTACTGCTTGTCCAGGAACAGATACTTGTAATCTAGGGATAGCAAGTAGTACCGGAATTGCAGAAGAATTAGAGAAAGTTCTAAATGCTGAGTATCCTCAATACAGCAACAATCATGAAATTGAAATAAAAATTAGTGGTTGTATGAATGCTTGTGGACAACACAATATGTCAGCAATTGGATTCCAAGGAATGTCAATTAACTCAGGAAAATTGGTAGCGCCAGCGTTACAAGTTTTGTTGGGAGGAGGAAGATTAGGTAATGGTGCAGGACGTTTTGCTGATAAAGTAATAAAAATTCCAAGCCGTAGAGGGCCTGATGCATTGCGTACAATCTTAAATGATTTTGATGCTAATGCAAATGGAGAAAAATTCCTTAATTATTATGATGCAAAAGGAGAGAAATATTTTTATGAAATATTAAAGCCTTTCGCAGATGTAACCAATTTAACCGAAGCTGATTTTGTAGATTGGGGTAATGCCGATAACTATGTAAAAGCAGTAGGAGTTGGAGAATGTGCTGGTGTTGTTATTGATTTAGTAGCTACTTTGTTATTAGAAGCAAAAGATAAATTGACATTTGCTCAAGAATCATTTGATGAAAATAAATGGTCAGATGCTATTTACCATGCTTATGCAGGATTTGTAAATGGTGCTAAAGCATTGTTGCTTTCTGAGAATGAAAAAACAAATAATCACGCAGGTATTGTTGATTTGTTTGATATTGTTTTTATAGCAACTTCTAAAATTGAATTACCAACAACATTCAGAGAATTAGTTTATCAAATCAATCAAGTGGAACCTTCAGAAGCATTTGCAAAACAATATATCCAAGAAGGAATTTCATTTTTTGATACAATCGAAAAATATAGAGCTCAAGAATTAGCTAATGCTTAA
- a CDS encoding sulfate adenylyltransferase subunit 1, whose translation MEVLKIATAGSVDDGKSTLIGRLLYDTKSLTTDKIEAIEKSSKLRGYDYLDFSLATDGLVAEREQGITIDVAHIYFSTAKKSYIIADTPGHVEYTRNMVTGASTSQVSIILIDARKGVIEQTYRHFFINNLLRVKEVIVAINKMDLVDYSEEVFNKIKADFQALNAKSTFKEQNVSYIPLSAINGGNVVDKSENMKWYDGQTVLEHLEALEPTDVFEKGQARFPVQTVIRPKTEEYHDFRGYAGKLYGNSIKVGDAVTVLPSLTESKVKNIHFFDKQFDEAIAGSSITIELENDINVTRGDMIVKSTELPKIEKDITTTVCWMDSKKLVPGTKYIVQHNTNRILAKVESIKNTIATDYSGTTPATQLAINEIGEVNIKLSKPLYFDAYNDNKSNGAFILIDTATNTTAGVGFIR comes from the coding sequence ATGGAAGTTTTAAAAATAGCAACAGCAGGAAGCGTAGATGACGGAAAGAGTACTTTAATCGGAAGATTATTGTATGATACAAAGTCATTGACTACAGATAAAATCGAAGCAATCGAAAAAAGCAGTAAACTAAGAGGATATGATTACTTGGATTTTTCTCTTGCAACTGATGGATTAGTAGCAGAAAGAGAACAAGGAATTACTATAGATGTAGCACATATTTATTTTTCGACTGCTAAGAAAAGTTACATTATTGCAGATACTCCGGGACACGTAGAATATACACGTAACATGGTTACGGGAGCTTCGACTTCGCAAGTTTCGATCATTTTGATTGATGCTAGAAAAGGAGTAATCGAACAAACATACCGTCACTTTTTTATCAATAATTTATTGAGAGTAAAAGAGGTAATTGTTGCGATTAACAAAATGGACTTAGTTGATTATTCAGAAGAAGTTTTTAATAAAATCAAAGCTGATTTTCAGGCATTAAATGCTAAAAGTACTTTTAAGGAACAAAATGTAAGTTACATTCCGTTAAGTGCTATCAACGGTGGGAACGTTGTTGATAAATCTGAAAACATGAAATGGTACGATGGGCAAACTGTTTTGGAACATTTAGAAGCTTTAGAGCCAACAGATGTATTTGAAAAAGGACAAGCGCGTTTTCCAGTTCAAACCGTAATTCGTCCGAAGACAGAAGAGTATCATGATTTTAGAGGATATGCTGGTAAATTATACGGAAATTCAATTAAAGTAGGAGATGCTGTAACTGTTTTGCCTTCATTAACAGAATCTAAAGTAAAAAACATTCACTTTTTTGATAAACAATTTGACGAAGCAATTGCTGGTTCTTCGATAACAATTGAATTAGAAAATGATATCAATGTTACCAGAGGAGATATGATTGTGAAATCAACAGAGCTTCCAAAAATAGAGAAAGATATCACAACGACAGTTTGTTGGATGGACTCTAAAAAATTAGTTCCAGGAACAAAATATATCGTTCAGCATAATACAAATAGAATTTTGGCTAAAGTAGAGAGTATTAAAAATACAATCGCAACAGATTATTCAGGAACAACTCCAGCAACTCAATTAGCGATAAATGAAATAGGAGAAGTAAATATTAAATTAAGTAAGCCTTTATATTTTGATGCTTACAATGATAATAAATCAAATGGAGCTTTTATCCTAATTGATACTGCTACAAATACAACAGCAGGAGTAGGATTTATTCGATAA
- a CDS encoding precorrin-2 dehydrogenase/sirohydrochlorin ferrochelatase family protein has product MERNELYPIFLKLHKLNVLIVGGGNVGLEKLSFLLKSSPNANVEVVATTFLPEIEILGVNYNNLTLTKAKFKKKMLKKRHMVIACTDDLLVNKKIYDLSRERYLICNIADTPELCDYYLGGIVTKGNVKIAISTNGKSPTTAKRLREFFEEVIPEDINKMVENLNEYRKTLKGNFEDKVKKMNEITASLKNKQ; this is encoded by the coding sequence ATGGAAAGAAACGAATTATATCCAATATTTTTAAAACTGCATAAGCTTAATGTGCTTATTGTAGGTGGTGGAAATGTGGGATTAGAAAAGCTTTCTTTTTTATTAAAATCTAGTCCTAATGCTAATGTTGAGGTTGTTGCTACTACCTTTTTGCCAGAAATTGAAATCTTGGGAGTAAACTACAATAATCTAACGTTGACAAAAGCAAAGTTTAAAAAGAAAATGCTTAAGAAACGGCATATGGTTATTGCTTGTACCGACGATTTGTTGGTAAACAAAAAGATATATGATTTATCAAGAGAAAGATATCTGATTTGCAATATTGCTGATACTCCCGAATTATGTGACTACTATTTAGGTGGAATCGTAACCAAAGGGAATGTTAAAATTGCTATTTCTACAAATGGTAAATCACCAACAACAGCCAAAAGGCTTCGAGAGTTTTTTGAAGAAGTTATTCCAGAAGACATTAATAAAATGGTTGAAAACCTAAATGAATATAGGAAAACACTAAAAGGAAACTTTGAGGACAAGGTTAAAAAAATGAATGAGATTACCGCTTCACTAAAAAATAAACAATAA
- a CDS encoding phosphoadenylyl-sulfate reductase, with protein MSATDITSLLVKTKDFSLEETLSFLANEYKDKVVFSTSFGQEDQVITDFIAKNNIDITIFTLDTGRLFQETYDVFHRTLKKYKKHIEVYFPEATAVENLLKTKGPNSFYESVENRKECCFIRKVVPLKKALAGNAVWITGLRAEQSENRNDLQLFEYDGNFEIIKFNPLLKWSLQEVEDYLQEHSVPQNALHKKGFVSIGCAPCTRAILPEEDIRAGRWYWESSHKECGLHSAKKE; from the coding sequence ATGAGTGCAACAGATATTACATCTTTATTAGTTAAAACAAAGGACTTTTCTTTAGAAGAAACATTGTCTTTTTTGGCTAATGAATATAAGGACAAAGTCGTTTTTTCGACTTCATTTGGTCAGGAAGATCAGGTTATTACCGACTTTATTGCTAAAAACAATATTGATATTACCATTTTCACATTAGATACAGGTAGATTATTTCAGGAAACATACGATGTTTTTCACAGAACATTAAAGAAGTATAAAAAACATATTGAAGTTTATTTTCCAGAAGCAACGGCTGTAGAAAATTTGCTAAAAACCAAAGGACCAAATAGCTTTTATGAATCGGTTGAGAACAGAAAAGAATGTTGTTTTATTCGTAAAGTGGTTCCTCTTAAAAAAGCTTTAGCAGGAAATGCAGTTTGGATTACAGGTTTACGAGCAGAACAATCTGAGAATAGAAATGATTTACAACTGTTTGAATATGATGGAAATTTCGAAATAATCAAATTCAATCCATTATTAAAATGGTCTTTACAGGAAGTAGAAGATTATTTACAAGAACATAGTGTACCCCAAAATGCATTACACAAAAAGGGGTTTGTAAGTATAGGTTGTGCACCATGCACAAGAGCAATTTTGCCAGAAGAAGATATTAGAGCAGGAAGATGGTACTGGGAATCCAGTCATAAAGAATGTGGTTTGCATAGCGCAAAGAAAGAATAG